A single genomic interval of Gopherus evgoodei ecotype Sinaloan lineage chromosome 11, rGopEvg1_v1.p, whole genome shotgun sequence harbors:
- the STAT1 gene encoding signal transducer and activator of transcription 1-alpha/beta isoform X1 gives MTQWYQLQQLDSKFLEQVHQLYDDSFPMEIRQYLAQWLENQDWEHAANNVSFATVLFHDLLSQLDDQFSRFLIENNFLLQHNIRKSKRNLQDHFQEDPIQMAMTIFNCLKEERKILSSAQLSDQMQVGNIQNTVMLDKQKELDMKVRSVKNNVVEVEQDIKTLEDVQDEYDFKCKTLQNRENETSGAAQDEYKKEQLVLQKMFLTLDLKRKEVVSKIINLLNISEHTQSALINEELVEWKHRQQIACIGGPPNACLDQLQNWFTIVAESLQQVRQQLKKLEELEQKFTYEPDPITKNKQVLQDRTCNLFKQLIQSSFVVERQPCMPTHPQRPLVLKTGVQFTVKLRLLVKLQELNYNLKVKVLFDKDVNEKNTVKGFRKFNILGTNTKVMNMEESTNGSLAAEFRHLQLKEQKNTGSRTNEGPLIVTEELHSLSFETQLCQPGLVVDLETTSLPIVVISNVSQLPSGWASILWYNMLTTEPKNLSFFLNPPCARWSQLSEVLSWQFSSVTKRGLHADQLSMLGEKLLGPAGGGSLDGLIPWTRFCKENINDKNFPFWLWIEGILELIKKHLLCLWNDGCIMGFISKERERALLKDQRPGTFLLRFSESSREGAITFTWVEGSQNEPQFHSVEPYTKKELSAVTFPDIIRNYKVMAAENIPENPLNYLYPNIPKDNAFGKYYSRPKETSEPMDLDGPKGNGYIKTELISVSEVHPSRLQTTENLLPMSPEDFDEVSRMVSPAEIDTVMCSAYPT, from the exons ATGACTCAGTGGTATCAGTTGCAGCAACTTGATTCCAAATTCTTGGAGCAGGTACACCAGCTGTATGATGACAGCTTTCCCATGGAAATCAGACAATATCTGGCACAATGGCTGGAAAATCAAGACTG GGAGCATGCTGCCAACAACGTTTCATTTGCTACGGTACTGTTCCATGACCTCCTGTCACAGCTAGACGATCAGTTCAGTCGGTTTTTAATAGAAAACAACTTTTTGTTGCAACATAACATCAGGAAAAGCAAACGTAATCTTCAG GATCATTTTCAAGAGGACCCAATACAAATGGCCATGACAATCTTCAACTGtctgaaggaagaaaggaaaatactGAGCAGCGCCCAGTTGTCAGACCAG ATGCAGGTGGGGAATATACAGAATACCGTAATGCTGGACAAACAGAAGGAGCTGGATATGAAAGTCAGGAGTGTGAAGAACAACGTTGTG GAAGTAGAACAAGACATCAAGACTCTAGAGGATGTGCAAGATGAATATGACTTTAAATGCAAAACCTTACAGAACAGAG aaaATGAGACCAGTGGAGCGGCACAGGATGAATATAAGAAAGAACAGCTTGTCCTCCAGAAGATGTTTCTAACACTTGACCTTAAGCGAAAG gaagtgGTGAGCAAAATAATAAATTTGTTGAATATATCAGAGCACACACAAAGTGCTTTGATTAATGAAGAGCTTGTTGAATGGAAGCATAGACAACAAATTGCTTGTATAGGTGGCCCACCCAATGCCTGCCTTGACCAGCTTCAAAACTG GTTCACTATTGTTGCCGAGAGTCTTCAGCAAGTTCGTCAGCAGCTTAAAAAGCTTGAGGAATTGGAGCAGAAATTTACATATGAACCAGATCccattacaaaaaacaaacaagtccTGCAAGACCGCACATGCAATCTTTTCAAACAACTCATTCAGAG TTCTTTTGTGGTGGAGAGGCAGCCTTGCATGCCAACTCATCCTCAGAGGCCATTGGTCCTGAAGACTGGAGTGCAGTTCACAGTAAAACTGAG ATTGCTGGTGAAGCTACAAGAACTGAATTATAATTTAAAAGTGAAGGTCTTATTTGATAA GGATGTGAATGAGAAGAACACAGTAAAAGG GTTCAGAAAATTTAACATTCTGGGAACAAATACAAAAGTAATGAACATGGAGGAATCCACTAATGGAAGCCTAGCAGCAGAGTTCAGGCATCTG CAATTAAAGGAACAAAAAAATACAGGAAGCAGAACTAATGAG ggtcctctcattgtAACAGAAGAACTTCATTCCCTCAGCTTTGAAACTCAGCTGTGCCAGCCTGGGCTGGTAGTAGATCTAGAG ACTACATCCCTTCCCATTGTTGTGATCTCAAATGTGAGCCAGCTTCCAAGCGGATGGGCTTCCATTTTGTGGTACAACATGCTGACTACTGAACCCAAG AACTTGTCCTTCTTTCTGAACCCACCTTGTGCAAGATGGTCTCAGCTTTCTGAAGTGCTGAGTTGGCAGTTCTCTTCTGTAACTAAAAGGGGACTTCATGCAGATCAGTTGAGCATGCTGGGGGAGAAACTTCTTG GTCCAGCAGGTGGAGGCTCTCTTGATGGTCTTATTCCTTGGACAAGATTCTGCAAG GaaaatataaatgataaaaattttcccttctggctgtggaTTGAGGGCATCCTTGAACTCATTAAAAAACACCTCTTGTGTCTCTGGAATGATGG CTGTATCATGGGTTTTATCAGTAAGGAGAGAGAACGTGCTTTGTTAAAGGACCAAAGGCCAGGAACCTTTTTACTGAGATTCAGTGAAAGTAGCCGAGAAGGAGCCATCACTTTTACCTGGGTAGAGGGATCCCAAAATG AACCTCAGTTCCATTCAGTAGAACCTTATACCAAGAAGGAGCTGTCAGCTGTTACTTTCCCTGATATCATTCGCAACTACAAAGTGATGGCGGCTGAAAATATTCCTGAAAATCCACTGAACTATTTGTACCCAAATATTCCCAAAGACAATGCCTTTGGAAAATACTACTCCAGACCCAAGGAGA ccTCTGAGCCTATGGATTTAGATGGCCCCAAAGGGAATGGATACATCAAGACTGAATTAATCTCCGTATCTGAAGT
- the STAT1 gene encoding signal transducer and activator of transcription 1-alpha/beta isoform X2, whose protein sequence is MTQWYQLQQLDSKFLEQVHQLYDDSFPMEIRQYLAQWLENQDWEHAANNVSFATVLFHDLLSQLDDQFSRFLIENNFLLQHNIRKSKRNLQDHFQEDPIQMAMTIFNCLKEERKILSSAQLSDQMQVGNIQNTVMLDKQKELDMKVRSVKNNVVEVEQDIKTLEDVQDEYDFKCKTLQNRENETSGAAQDEYKKEQLVLQKMFLTLDLKRKEVVSKIINLLNISEHTQSALINEELVEWKHRQQIACIGGPPNACLDQLQNWFTIVAESLQQVRQQLKKLEELEQKFTYEPDPITKNKQVLQDRTCNLFKQLIQSSFVVERQPCMPTHPQRPLVLKTGVQFTVKLRLLVKLQELNYNLKVKVLFDKDVNEKNTVKGFRKFNILGTNTKVMNMEESTNGSLAAEFRHLQLKEQKNTGSRTNEGPLIVTEELHSLSFETQLCQPGLVVDLETTSLPIVVISNVSQLPSGWASILWYNMLTTEPKNLSFFLNPPCARWSQLSEVLSWQFSSVTKRGLHADQLSMLGEKLLGPAGGGSLDGLIPWTRFCKENINDKNFPFWLWIEGILELIKKHLLCLWNDGCIMGFISKERERALLKDQRPGTFLLRFSESSREGAITFTWVEGSQNEPQFHSVEPYTKKELSAVTFPDIIRNYKVMAAENIPENPLNYLYPNIPKDNAFGKYYSRPKETSEPMDLDGPKGNGYIKTELISVSEVHPSRLQTTENLLPMSPEDFDEVSRMMCSAYPT, encoded by the exons ATGACTCAGTGGTATCAGTTGCAGCAACTTGATTCCAAATTCTTGGAGCAGGTACACCAGCTGTATGATGACAGCTTTCCCATGGAAATCAGACAATATCTGGCACAATGGCTGGAAAATCAAGACTG GGAGCATGCTGCCAACAACGTTTCATTTGCTACGGTACTGTTCCATGACCTCCTGTCACAGCTAGACGATCAGTTCAGTCGGTTTTTAATAGAAAACAACTTTTTGTTGCAACATAACATCAGGAAAAGCAAACGTAATCTTCAG GATCATTTTCAAGAGGACCCAATACAAATGGCCATGACAATCTTCAACTGtctgaaggaagaaaggaaaatactGAGCAGCGCCCAGTTGTCAGACCAG ATGCAGGTGGGGAATATACAGAATACCGTAATGCTGGACAAACAGAAGGAGCTGGATATGAAAGTCAGGAGTGTGAAGAACAACGTTGTG GAAGTAGAACAAGACATCAAGACTCTAGAGGATGTGCAAGATGAATATGACTTTAAATGCAAAACCTTACAGAACAGAG aaaATGAGACCAGTGGAGCGGCACAGGATGAATATAAGAAAGAACAGCTTGTCCTCCAGAAGATGTTTCTAACACTTGACCTTAAGCGAAAG gaagtgGTGAGCAAAATAATAAATTTGTTGAATATATCAGAGCACACACAAAGTGCTTTGATTAATGAAGAGCTTGTTGAATGGAAGCATAGACAACAAATTGCTTGTATAGGTGGCCCACCCAATGCCTGCCTTGACCAGCTTCAAAACTG GTTCACTATTGTTGCCGAGAGTCTTCAGCAAGTTCGTCAGCAGCTTAAAAAGCTTGAGGAATTGGAGCAGAAATTTACATATGAACCAGATCccattacaaaaaacaaacaagtccTGCAAGACCGCACATGCAATCTTTTCAAACAACTCATTCAGAG TTCTTTTGTGGTGGAGAGGCAGCCTTGCATGCCAACTCATCCTCAGAGGCCATTGGTCCTGAAGACTGGAGTGCAGTTCACAGTAAAACTGAG ATTGCTGGTGAAGCTACAAGAACTGAATTATAATTTAAAAGTGAAGGTCTTATTTGATAA GGATGTGAATGAGAAGAACACAGTAAAAGG GTTCAGAAAATTTAACATTCTGGGAACAAATACAAAAGTAATGAACATGGAGGAATCCACTAATGGAAGCCTAGCAGCAGAGTTCAGGCATCTG CAATTAAAGGAACAAAAAAATACAGGAAGCAGAACTAATGAG ggtcctctcattgtAACAGAAGAACTTCATTCCCTCAGCTTTGAAACTCAGCTGTGCCAGCCTGGGCTGGTAGTAGATCTAGAG ACTACATCCCTTCCCATTGTTGTGATCTCAAATGTGAGCCAGCTTCCAAGCGGATGGGCTTCCATTTTGTGGTACAACATGCTGACTACTGAACCCAAG AACTTGTCCTTCTTTCTGAACCCACCTTGTGCAAGATGGTCTCAGCTTTCTGAAGTGCTGAGTTGGCAGTTCTCTTCTGTAACTAAAAGGGGACTTCATGCAGATCAGTTGAGCATGCTGGGGGAGAAACTTCTTG GTCCAGCAGGTGGAGGCTCTCTTGATGGTCTTATTCCTTGGACAAGATTCTGCAAG GaaaatataaatgataaaaattttcccttctggctgtggaTTGAGGGCATCCTTGAACTCATTAAAAAACACCTCTTGTGTCTCTGGAATGATGG CTGTATCATGGGTTTTATCAGTAAGGAGAGAGAACGTGCTTTGTTAAAGGACCAAAGGCCAGGAACCTTTTTACTGAGATTCAGTGAAAGTAGCCGAGAAGGAGCCATCACTTTTACCTGGGTAGAGGGATCCCAAAATG AACCTCAGTTCCATTCAGTAGAACCTTATACCAAGAAGGAGCTGTCAGCTGTTACTTTCCCTGATATCATTCGCAACTACAAAGTGATGGCGGCTGAAAATATTCCTGAAAATCCACTGAACTATTTGTACCCAAATATTCCCAAAGACAATGCCTTTGGAAAATACTACTCCAGACCCAAGGAGA ccTCTGAGCCTATGGATTTAGATGGCCCCAAAGGGAATGGATACATCAAGACTGAATTAATCTCCGTATCTGAAGT